From a single Anaerolineales bacterium genomic region:
- a CDS encoding cytochrome c biogenesis protein CcdA yields MFSAAPTYFTAIIAGLLSFLSPCVLPLVPAYLGYLSGHTIQSTGK; encoded by the coding sequence CTGTTCTCCGCTGCGCCAACGTACTTCACCGCCATTATTGCCGGGCTGTTGTCCTTCCTTTCACCCTGCGTACTTCCACTTGTGCCCGCCTATCTCGGTTACCTGAGTGGACATACGATACAAAGCACTGGCAAATGA
- a CDS encoding rhodanese-like domain-containing protein, with the protein MKRSYLIVLIFFMLVACQPETVTGERVNGNGGSYQNIAPNELSLMLKNKDFVLVNVHIPFTGNIPDTDLSIPYNQISVPEYLNQLPADKDAMIVLYCRSGRMSEIAATELVSLGYTNIWNFNGGMVAWEQAGYQIEQ; encoded by the coding sequence ATGAAAAGGTCATACCTTATCGTGCTGATCTTTTTCATGCTTGTTGCCTGCCAGCCGGAAACTGTTACTGGGGAACGGGTCAATGGGAACGGCGGTTCATACCAAAATATTGCACCGAACGAACTGAGCCTTATGTTGAAAAACAAGGATTTTGTCCTTGTCAATGTGCATATCCCTTTTACAGGCAATATCCCAGACACAGACCTGTCCATTCCCTATAATCAGATCAGTGTGCCTGAATATTTAAATCAACTCCCCGCAGATAAGGATGCAATGATTGTGTTGTACTGCCGCAGCGGGCGCATGAGCGAAATTGCGGCGACAGAACTTGTTTCGCTTGGGTATACAAATATCTGGAATTTCAACGGCGGCATGGTGGCATGGGAACAGGCGGGGTACCAGATTGAGCAGTAG
- a CDS encoding YHS domain-containing protein, with translation MTTTVHDPVCHMDIDPATAAGTSEYNGQIYYFCSLGCKKAFDENPEKYLGKETEHQH, from the coding sequence ATGACTACCACTGTGCATGATCCCGTTTGCCACATGGATATCGATCCCGCCACCGCTGCCGGCACATCCGAATACAATGGACAGATCTATTACTTCTGTTCGCTCGGATGTAAAAAAGCCTTCGATGAAAACCCTGAAAAATATCTCGGCAAAGAGACCGAACATCAACACTAA
- a CDS encoding zinc ribbon domain-containing protein yields MKTTNWWTVATVGLLAVSILFGAGMFGGWGYRGMGMMGNWGYSPIGWLGMGFGMLFMWLVPVGIIAFIVFGVASLMRNTGNTSQTSSLTSCPNCGKGTQADWQNCPYCGTSLK; encoded by the coding sequence ATGAAAACTACAAACTGGTGGACTGTTGCAACCGTAGGACTTCTTGCTGTCTCGATTCTATTTGGAGCAGGTATGTTTGGCGGCTGGGGGTATCGCGGCATGGGCATGATGGGCAACTGGGGTTATTCCCCCATTGGATGGCTTGGGATGGGATTTGGTATGCTATTTATGTGGCTTGTGCCCGTTGGTATCATTGCATTCATTGTATTCGGGGTTGCGTCCCTGATGCGAAATACAGGCAATACTTCCCAGACTTCATCCCTGACGTCCTGCCCCAACTGTGGAAAAGGTACTCAAGCCGACTGGCAGAATTGCCCGTACTGCGGCACCTCCTTGAAATAA